The Anastrepha ludens isolate Willacy chromosome 2, idAnaLude1.1, whole genome shotgun sequence genome contains a region encoding:
- the LOC128855167 gene encoding uncharacterized protein LOC128855167, whose product MAFDNLKKQEQARQLRYSRSRFRRINSLDQIPEDPNQDQSSQTALDAHRHPVSGHRTEVLRKSPRTIVTSLWMVLLFWPQLLIKLAFVLIRFILYLPLSIAAPSFWLSALLWIFWKFTRIPMALVKWLLDLSSDGQQHHKRTVLISCGSTIQTLHLARNFYSSGSRVVVFEFEGLFGLARFSTAVDKFYVVPKPSPNNVDNYITALCQIVNKEKPSVYIPVCATSPAYYDALAKQHLELLGCASFIPGFNETCVLDDCLEFFRKCTAHNISLPPYNVLTSPNDLQKLYEDNFISNYRNILMAVGAQGLIERFKYLLPKNRIDIKFNHEISESEKWIVIRDLPGEHYVTCTTVKDSRVVSNVTCRVEHETKNLIPVTSLNSHNHTVMSDESQIDIWLKTFFAKVRFQRSINGHMSFRLIKCQGTSQFIPLGIRIGVSLPYICYNRSHAQVLCRTMKCIHRRELSFTSPAEESALGALTANFRWSSVERSTPTTVLDKREALFAYWDPLPYCAYYHFQLPLKSVKMFLQKRHRSTKTLSPRITMPVH is encoded by the coding sequence atggctttTGATAATTTAAAGAAACAAGAACAAGCTCGGCAGTTACGGTATTCACGCTCAAGATTTCGTCGCATCAATTCATTGGATCAAATACCCGAAGACCCTAACCAGGATCAATCTTCACAAACAGCGCTAGATGCACACAGGCATCCAGTTTCTGGACACAGAACAGAAGTCCTGCGAAAATCGCCGCGTACAATTGTTACTTCCTTGTGGATGGTTCTTCTCTTCTGGCCCCAACTGTTGATCAAATTAGCATTCGTCCTTATTCGGTTTATCCTTTATCTTCCGCTATCTATAGCCGCACCCAGCTTTTGGCTCTCAGCATTATTATGGATATTCTGGAAGTTCACACGCATACCTATGGCATTGGTAAAGTGGCTATTGGATTTATCATCGGATGGACAGCAACACCATAAGCGTACAGTTCTGATTAGTTGTGGAAGTACAATTCAAACTTTACATCTAGCCCGTAACTTTTACTCCTCCGGTTCACGTGTAGTAGTATTCGAATTCGAAGGTCTATTTGGATTAGCGCGATTCTCCACAGCAGTCGACAAATTTTACGTTGTGCCAAAACCAAGTCCAAATAATGTGGATAATTATATAACTGCTTTATGTCAGATCGTTAACAAGGAGAAGCCTTCCGTTTATATACCGGTTTGCGCAACAAGCCCTGCTTACTACGATGCACTTGCTAAACAACACCTGGAGCTGCTCGGCTGTGCAAGTTTCATTCCGGGCTTCAATGAAACCTGCGTGTTGGACGACTGCCTTGAATTTTTTAGAAAGTGTACAGCTCATAATATTTCATTGCCACCCTACAACGTGCTCACTTCGCCCAATGATCTGCAAAAATTATACGAGGACAACTTTATCAGTAATTATCGAAACATTTTAATGGCGGTCGGTGCTCAAGGCTTAATCGAACGTTTTAAGTACTTATTGCcaaaaaatagaatagatattaaatttaatcACGAAATAAGTGAAAGTGAAAAGTGGATTGTGATACGCGATTTGCCAGGAGAACACTACGTCACATGCACAACAGTAAAAGATTCTCGGGTTGTATCAAATGTTACATGTAGAGTTGAGCATGAGACGAAAAATTTGATACCGGTAACATCATTAAATTCACATAATCATACAGTCATGTCAGACGAATCACAAATAGACATATGGCTCAAGACGTTTTTCGCCAAAGTACGCTTTCAACGTAGCATTAATGGGCATATGAGTTTCCGGCTGATTAAATGTCAGGGCACGTCACAATTTATCCCGCTTGGTATACGAATCGGCGTCTCATTACCATACATATGCTATAATCGTTCTCACGCCCAAGTGCTCTGCCGAACTATGAAATGTATACATCGGAGAGAATTAAGTTTTACTAGTCCAGCCGAGGAATCGGCACTGGGGGCGTTGACGGCCAACTTCCGCTGGAGCTCTGTAGAACGCTCCACTCCCACTACTGTATTGGATAAGAGAGAAGCTCTATTCGCTTATTGGGATCCACTGCCATATTGTGCTTACTATCATTTTCAATTGCCGCTCAAATCCGTCAAGATGTTTTTGCAAAAGCGCCATCGCTCCACAAAAACATTGTCACCACGCATCACAATGCCAGTTCATTGA